The DNA sequence GGCACAAGGACAGACAATAGCTACAGATGATCTGAGGAACAGAAGTAAGCTGAATGTGATCTTTGTGACGTGGACGCtctgtgtgttttttctttGCAGGGACACCTCAGGACAAGGCAGATTCTGCACTATTTTTCGATCTTATTCCAGAGGAGCACAGGTACAACAACACGAAATTATAAGAACATTATGGGAAAATACATACTATAGCATTTTTTTAGGTAATTtgtaatttaaagggatagttcacccaaacatgaaaattatgtcatcatttacccacaccaaaccgatcagaagccccattgacttccatagtatttgtttttcctacaatGAAAGTTATTGGCTACCATCCAATGTGTGTTTACTATCatttataaaagtaacttatttgtatttaacagaataaataaactcatacaggtttagaacaacacaagtaaatgatgacaaaatcattttttgggtgaacttttaATGCATATTATCTTTATATTAGATGAAAAGAGACTTTAGGAAATGGgcttttaaatatttctaaaaTCCCAGAGTTCCCGGAcagtgtttttaaacactcCACCCAGAGATCAGCAGTTCCTGTTGAAAGTGTGGAATGCTATAAATCAGACCGGGATGGTATTGTTGATATGACGTTTCCTTGTTCTGGCAAACATTGATATTCTCACAGCTACAGTACCAGTCAAAGTAAAGGACATCATAAGCGGTTTTAAGTCACATCTCAACAAGTCAATTTTGTCTATTTTCTTCAAAtattttagtgctgggcaaagattaatcgcgattaattgcatacaaaataaaagtgattttttgcataatacattcacctaaaggattattaggaacaccatactaagactgtgtttgaccccctttcgccttccgaactgccttaattctacatggcattgatttaacaaggtgctgaaagcattctttagaaatgttggcccatattgataggatagcatcttgcagttgatggagatttgtgggatgcacatccagggcacaaagctctcgttccaccacatcccaaattgggttgagatctggtgactgtgggggccattttagtacagtgaactcattgtcatgttcaagaaaccaatttgaaattatgttaaagttttgtgacatggtgcattatctttctggaagtagccatcagaggatgggtacatggtggtcataaaggaatggacatggtcagaaactatgttcaggtaggccgtggcatttaaatgatgcccaattggcactaagggcctaaagtgtgctaagaaaacatcccccacaccattataccaccagcctgcacagtggtaacaaggcatgatggatccatgttctcattctgtttacgccaaattctgaatgtctcaacagaaattgagactcatcagaacAGGCAACATTTTCccagtctttaactgtccactttgtgagctcatgcaaattgtatcctctttttcctatttgtagtggagatgagtggtacccggtggggttttctgctgttgtagcccatccgcctcaaggttgtgcgtgttgtggcttcacaaatgctttgctgcataccttggttgtaacgagtggttattttagtcagagttgctcttctatcagatTGAATCAGTCCAGttttctcctctgacctctagcatcaacaaggcattttcacccaaaGGACTGACggatactggatgtttttcccttttcacaccattctttgtaaaccctagaaatggttgtatatataatatataaaaatataaataaataaataatttagatTTATAGATATCAGATaagtgtgttccctgggaatcaaacctagGACCTATAAATTCATGCTCTGCCAGTTGATCTaaacaaacacttttattttttttatcaaaattagCATTTTCTGTAGGTATGTTGTGCATTGTCTGTAAGATGTAACTCGTGTTTCTTACAGGGTGTTATCCTTGTATATGACATCACAAACCGGTGGTCCTTTGATGGCATTGACAGATGGATTAAAGAGATTGATGAGGTAAAATCAgtcaataaaatgttttgctaGAATAGATGCGTATCATCCTAAatcagaaaataaaatgtttaaattagtTTTGCTAATTGACAATAACAACAGATATTATCATGTATGAATGCAACAATTATAACAAGGGATTAGTAACTAATCTGTGCAGATTGCGAGGGGCTAATGATGTGCACAGCACAGTCTAAAAATAGTGTATTAAAGCAATTGTCTTGATACAAATATGAAACAATTCAGAAAGGTCTTTCATAACCACTGACATACTGCTCTGTCCCCAGCATGCACCAGGTGTTCCCAAGATCTTGGTGGGGAACCGGCTTCACCTGGCCTATAAGCGGCAGGTGACCACAGAGCACGCCCAAGCTTTTGCAGAGCGACTGGGGGTCACGTTCTTTGAAGTCAGCCCTCTCTGTAACTTCAACATTACAGAGTCCTTCACTGAATTGGCTCGGATTGTACTCATGAGGCATGGTATGGAACGACTTTGGAGACCCAATAAAGGTACCAACTTCAGACAAAATACATACATTATTTATTCTTATTATAAggctcgttggaatgcttgattctgattggccagttgtgACATTTGCATTTTTTCCCAGATAATAACCGCTCAAAAttaataacacacggtaacctAGATGCTGCAagtcattttgacaggtacagtttagtattacacaaaaatctatgtcttttaataacacaCATGacattaatatttacaaatgattaaaccaaatagtatgttgtgcattcattaaaaataagtaaataaaatatttgtaatcaatatttaatgttcctcaccttacttatgaggtaaatagctgtgtaataagcgggataatgtacaggcagacGGTTGTGATCgcaaaataagccccttcagtgtgatacaaccagtgttgggtaagttactcaaaaaaagtaattattaatagttactaattacatcttcaatcatgtaattagattactttacaaattactctcttcaaaaattatttaattacttattactaattactttctaaatcctattagtacatgatacaaggatagacttgaaatggctcgaagaaataataaattaaagtatataaattattctggtcccactttagggtccaattttctctattaactaactattaactacttttgcctcaatatactccaactactgcttattaatgctaaagtagttgttaattttaagtattggtagaaatggggagggttaaggatgtagaataaggttttgcagaatcaggcattaatatgtgctattaaataataaacagccaacatctcattaatatgaatcaaccagttaatagtgagaattgtaaactaaaaccatgttaaatccactattgtagtTTAGCATACATAATTGTTAtacagtccatacacagtattaagttacatcagaagtaactgtaattagattacaataaaaataagagtaatcccttactttactttttcaagggaaaagtaattaaattacagtaactaattaccaagtaactagttacacccaacactggataCAACACATTCTGCTTTGTGACGGCcaggtcctgatcacactgacGGGGCTTATTTTTGCGATGACAACCGGCTGTCTATACATTATCCTTTACATATTTTATTGCGATTTCTAGGTCTGGAACTCAACatttatatgaagagtttggttccaaaacgcaataaatccattttgactaatttcagtaaaaatgtgttttctataccaagaaagaaaaccaagatgaaaaccactattttctgttacaaacgttcacatagcatctttaggttataataacattaaaaattcaaatccagaatttgattttcaaagatttattataaaaactgattattattttccacaaaatgcaataaatccatgacaatttttttttcaaaatgctataaatctattgaatcaatatataaatatgcattcatctttgccatgttatatttatttagttgactagtggtatacaccgattaaaaaaaaaaacatttatggcattaatcaaaacacttcatattaataacactttcATTGCTGCTGtaatccttgggacgtcgtcgctgaactttttaaACAGCGATCAACTGTAAactgttttggtcctgctcgattttcattgactttgagtaaaataatggaaagtttttcataagatcccctcgggtcaatgtgttagcatgacagaagctttatactgtcgtgtgagaacaagcaacagccggcatttttttcttcgcccgagtgcctctcacataaattattcgattttgatggcttatgtttcttccccgcctcagaaaaccaccacagctttatcaatgccatctaaattactattttgttttcgtttgtttattttttgatcACGAAGttcaaagtagatgaggaaagctaagattctgtgtgtattcaaaacGCCACCATTAATGTTTAcagtagcctctttcacacagtaattctggtaaattaccatgaatttaccagaataaatttaccagtaaatacaaaaatgtgctgttcacacacgcagtggcgttccgttattttaccagtaagacatcattcacacatcagtatcaaaataccggtacattcgttgagaaagcggaagtacctgtagcacgcggcgagctcagtgttgtatttgtaaacaatccacgtcgttcatatccacggtccatattttgctgttttcacatctgtggtaaacagtcgcgaagttgctcatgaccaaacaacattgaatgagacgatgacaaaccgaaaatgcgtttttaacaacactactgtttgctcgttaggcttcacagagggcgtactaatgacgtcggcaattcggcggtaagctgttttaaacaactttggtgaagaaatgtggacataaacttcaggtgtgctcaactttcaagcagcatgtgtgtgtggaaacgtccgtaaacagtgcgggggtaaacgcgtcatctgtattaaaacgctatgattggcccgaagctgtcagcacagtctgacgtcgtccgttctaaatgccggtaatcctataattttcattcacacatagcgcttaccggtaaattactggtaatcttacaacctgtcttactggtaaattgggagcactgatttaccggaaaggttctgttcacacatgatctgttaactgcaatttaccagtaaattaccagtaaagactgtatgtgtgaaagggactaatgtgTGAAATGGTGCATTGTTATACCTAGACATTTGCTCAGTCATAATATGAATCAGAttaaagcagattttttttgtgattcatTATagaaatgtcaataaataactTGTTTGCTAAACTTCCACATGCCACAATATAATCAGTGTCCTGCTTCACCCCTGACAACATCTCATGCTGCTGAGGTTAGCAAGGAATGAAACATGTTTTACCACGAGTGCCTTTTGACTTTCGATGATGTATCAGAAAACACTCTCATAGGTTAAAATAGACCTTCAGCTTAGCCATTTCTGAGAATGACCGCTTATAAAACAGCAATTGAGagtttttctttcttcagaCCAGTGCTGCAATTATGTATAAACCCAAAGAATGCTAAAAGACCTGAAAAATCCAAAGCTTTGAGACTATACTGTTAAAAGCAGAGACACCCAGTGTTCAAATATCAATGTAATGGCCTGCCGCCCACAGCTTAGCTTTCAATAATCATAGCTTGGCTTTATGTCGGAAAAGTGCTCGTAGGAAGAAAGGTTAAGCAAGAGGAAAACATTTACTAAGGTTACAGTATGGTGTTTGAATAGAAGCAGGATGGTTTGTTTagactgtgtatatatataaaggtCAACCATTATGATAAAACAAGTTGTTTGCGTTGGATGACTGCATCCACCAAATACTGCTCATAGACTGCTATATCTGTTCTCAGGGTCGGCACTAGAATTAatacagtccaaaattgcacccCAATGATGGCCCTGACAGTTCCCATATAGTGACAGATAGGTTACCATCatgcatatattttataaatataacaaaatgtaGGATTTTTCCAAAGTAAACACCTGTCTATGTTTAGGTTGGCTGTAATTTGCATTGTTATAACTTTTAAGTGAATTCAGGTTTAGATATGTTAactacatacagtatacatcTACATTGTATACATAGAAGCGGTTAGCAGTTACAGATGGGTCAGATATGAGCTAAAACATTTCCATCACCTGTTATTTTCTTTCTATGCAGTGTTGAGTCTGCAGGACCTGTGCTGTCGTTCTATCGTGTCCTGCACTCCAGTGCACCTCGTGGACAAGCTTCCCCTTCCTGTTGCCTTAAAAAGCCACCTAAAGTCCTTCTCCATGGCCAACGGTCTCAATGCCAGGATGATGCACGGTCGTTCCTACTCCGTCATAGCCAGCAGTGCTAAAAAGAGGAACGGAACGAAAAAATCCAAAGTCATCTATCCACCGCTGAGCCCATCCCAGAACTGTACACAAACAAGCTGCAAGATTTCATAGTTTAGTGCAGTTACAATACACACTCAAAATGCAATGTATACAAGGAGTTCAAAACCACCACCACAGTCTTATAATAAATAAGAATGATGTACGGCTTTTTGGTCTATCTACTGatctattaaaggtgcagtgtgtaaatattagcggcatctagtggtgaggttgcgaattgcaaccaacagctcagtccactgctcacccctcgcttttgaaacgcatagagaagctacggtagccgccatcggaaaaacatgtaattgacggagaaaaagtttgtccgttaagggcttctgtagaaacatggcggcacaaaatggcgacttccacgtaaggggaccctcggtgtatgtagataaaaacgtctcattctaaagtaataaaaacataacgggtcattataaaaaggtctttacacacccctgataatatagttttgtatattattttgcatttctgtcaagagatccttttaaaaattacacactgcacctttaagtgatcGACCAAATTTCACTATGTCATACATATGTGAGGCAGTTGTAAAAGTGAAGATCTGTTTATAAATGTTGCCAAAACTTTGTAATGCTCtacattgtttaaatatatgtacaagTTCTTTTGTCTTGTAAATGTATTGAAACTTGATGGTACTGGATTTTCTTGTGGAGAACTCTTTTGCTACTGAACCTGGACCAAGCCAACTGCAGAAACTGGCAGTACACTTTCAAAATGGACCTTACTGATAATAATACCAGCTTAATTTTCCTATAATACTTGTTTCTTCTGACACTTTTCAGGGGCTATGAGGAAAAAGTCATGGTTGACACACACAGCTCTTTGTATTGTGTATATAATCTGTTTTGTTTGATACTACAATTACTAATTATTGTGATACACTTGATTAGTGGCCAATATTGTACGTTTATGGGAAACACACCAAAGACATGGGAGATTAAAATGTGACGTCATTTGTCACATTGAACACAACACTAATGTATCAGATTTCAAGTGCAAGCAAACAACTTTCTATTCTAACATGCTATCATatcaggtttaaaaaaataaacgaaTGATAAAACCATGTGGTCATGTTGTTCATATCAACAAGTATATCCGCTTGGGGGCAGTATTTGTCTTTGGTCTTGAATTTATAAAGCTTTAGTTGGGCTCCCTAGTTGCTTAGCAGTTTACTTTGTGAATGTGTGACGCTTTCAGCagtagagtagtttatttctaatACCaatcaaaatatataacaaGTAGATTACTTTTGTTCCAATCATAGCTGAAgtgtatcaaaaactacactgagctaacgttactatgtaaaatatgtactatatataatggctgtttctcaatctgaaggctgcCGCCTGCGGAGGtcacatatgcaggctgcatacgtcatcaggcctggtttatttaagttatctgagcattacattcgcaattCATACGCAGagtacaacaatttacgattaactaagaataatagtaaactttataattgttaatattctgaaataagtcaCATCTTGATGACCAAATGCGACCttcggaggctgcagcctttggATTGAAAAACGGCCAATGTCTTAACtactacagatcggctgccaaaccttaCCTCCCTTCACATTGCGGTGATACATGATCGCCGCTccccctcgtctttaggaaaccaaaacatttgttattttcgattaAGTATTTCCcaaagttcagtttagcaattTGTCAGACAAACAAAGACCGGAAGAAAAATTCCGCCCGGACACGTAACCGCGACAACGCACGTGCGTCCTCTGAAACCATCCAAAAGGTGTGTTCTACTTTATGCGCACGTGCACCCAGGAAGTACACTAATTGTAGAAAAATATTGTTCatgattacattttattttaaatgactaCATTTGGAAATTATATAAACCACACCAGTGACACCGGTGTCTTCTAGGCTTTTATTAACGATAGTAGAGTTAGTAACTAATTTTTGTTGATAGCGGGGCTGATCATGTGCGCATTCAGTGGCTGTCTAAAAATagtatttatttgtattgatacaaataaaaaacaaatcagGAAGTTCTTTTATAACCACTGACATAGCTACTACTTTGTACCCAGCATGCACAACGT is a window from the Misgurnus anguillicaudatus chromosome 4, ASM2758022v2, whole genome shotgun sequence genome containing:
- the rab40b gene encoding ras-related protein Rab-40B isoform X1, with the protein product MGHRADMKMNHRSSPAKAYDFLLKFLLVGDSDVGKGEILASLQDGSSESPYGYNMGIDYKTTTILLDGRRVKLQLWDTSGQGRFCTIFRSYSRGAQGVILVYDITNRWSFDGIDRWIKEIDEHAPGVPKILVGNRLHLAYKRQVTTEHAQAFAERLGVTFFEVSPLCNFNITESFTELARIVLMRHGMERLWRPNKVLSLQDLCCRSIVSCTPVHLVDKLPLPVALKSHLKSFSMANGLNARMMHGRSYSVIASSAKKRNGTKKSKVIYPPLSPSQNCTQTSCKIS
- the rab40b gene encoding ras-related protein Rab-40B isoform X2; protein product: MGHRADMKMNHRSSPAKAYDFLLKFLLVGDSDVGKGEILASLQDGSSESPYGYNMGIDYKTTTILLDGRRVKLQLWDTSGQGRFCTIFRSYSRGAQGVILVYDITNRWSFDGIDRWIKEIDEHAPGVPKILVGNRLHLAYKRQVTTEHAQAFAERLGVTFFEVSPLCNFNITESFTELARIVLMRHGMERLWRPNKDNNRSKLITHGNLDAASHFDSVESAGPVLSFYRVLHSSAPRGQASPSCCLKKPPKVLLHGQRSQCQDDARSFLLRHSQQC